The DNA region GGATCTGTTGACGTGATGACATTCTGCTCATCTACTTCCGATTGTTTACATTATAAAACATCTGCTGCTTTCGCCAGTCAACTGAATTATTTTGGTGGACGATGACGCGTCTTGTGTACTTGTCGGTGCTGCAAATGACACAGCGTATAGTAATGAgttagaaattaaaatatggCATACATTTTATTCGTTTTTTTGTCTTTCGAGTTAACAGTGCAATGGTTGATATAATTGAACGTGTGGATTGATACAATACTAGAAAATATGTCGTCGCTGCATAAGAAAAAACTAACCCGAGCTAAGGTTGTGGTGCTAGGAAATGAAGGGTGCGGTAAAACAGGTAAGGCCGGATAAGGGTTGGTTTTCATATGGTGTTCATTTGTGACTAAAATTATAACACACATGATTTgacattttgaatatttttacaGTCAGTCTGGGCAGATCTGATTTTTATTTGGAGGAGAGAAGTTCCTCAAAAAGGGGAAGGGAATTATCATTCGAAGACCGAAATTGTGTTTAGCCCACATTCAATTTTGATACTGTCATCGTTGGGAATAGAGTAGTACTATAATCGTGTCGGACTAACACATTATTTTGAATTGTATTTACCATTATATtgttacataatatttaccATAACTAAACATACGTCATGTTTAAACGTAAATGCTTATATTATATGGTCTCAATTATGATTTGTAATATTCAATTTAATAGCAATTATTTATATACCAACTATCTAACTGACATACATGGCATAACAATTAAACGTTTAAACATTAAACCTTATTAtatgaagaaaaacaaaattatgtataaatattatactaCAAATTAAACTATTGAGCAAATTCTACATCCAAACTGATTTATTACAATAGGTTGCAAATCTAATGCCCGTCTCACGAAAAATGTAATACAGGTAAAACCTAACCATGCCCATCACTTTATTTATTCAGTTTATAGGCAAACTGGAGAAATGATATATACCACGGTCAATTTTTAGAAACAAAGCTAAAGTTCATAAACCAGTTTAATTGTACTTGACGTTTCAACAACACTGCTCGGATTCAATTAACTACCCCACAATCTACTAAACAACTTAACCCAATCAAAAGAAAACTAGCTACTATAAACcttcacaatttttaaaaatattactttaatacataaaatatgtttacataTAATTTGAGGTACTGTGTAGccaaattaatgttttaacaGATTTATTATATGACGTCATTAGGGTCTAACATTCTGATGAGCTTATAGCCTATATCGCTTGATTTCCTGttgaaaattattttctttatgcATACTTATACAGGATAGATAAGTTATTGATTTCACTAACTGACCCAAAGAATGTTACTGTTTGAAACAGATTTTTCTAAGTATGGATGAACTACCGGTACTGTACGCTGCGCGGTAGCGACACTGACGGGACAAAACCTTATTTGGTATAACACAACAGAACATCTTTCGACTTTTAAAAACTGGCAGCTAGTTTTATTGTACTAATGACTGTAATACTAGTAAAACTTGATAGATCAAGTAAGTCTTAAAACATTCTTATAATAACCTTAAAcaattctcactcctgaggacgataaaagtatattgatcgaaaggACGAGGAActtaacagttcttttcagaactaatcaTGGTGTACCGCAACATTTATATCACCTTCAAACAATTATAATGTCAAGCACTTTAGAATCAGAGTTGTAACCTCTTTCATTCTTCCAAGTCAGAGTGTACTGAAAGGCTTGTTCACATCACAAAATTAAAcatcaaatgttgatattttgaaGAATCGAAATCATTTCCTCTGTGGGTCAGCTGACAAACATCATTgattaaaagtttttttttttttcgctgCTTCGGCCTCTTTTACACAATCGGGTATTCTCAATTTAAGGGCGTGCGTATTGTTGACAACGGAAAACCAACCATCTGTTTCCTCGTGTTTATCTTTATTGCATCCATGACAAAGAGGAACGATATAGTAAAACGTTTTTGATTCTGGTTCAATATGAATATGGGCTCCATCAGTGGCTCCGTTAGTACATCTATACTTGGCGCAATATTTTGGAAATTCTACATTTCGTCGTCTTGGAAATTCTTTTCTAACCTcttcgatccatttttgtttcCAAGTACTCCATGGCAGTACATGACAACTGGTAAATTGTGCGTTTTTTATTCGTTTATCATCAATTATTCGTATGCCTAATATGTTATTTACAGATTGGCTAGGATTAGCCCCACCAGCAGCCATACTCATTAGTTAGTAGTACACTATTAGAAAGTGTAGCAAATGTTCAAACCAACTCACACATCCAAATGGCAAGCAGTACGTTTGTAATTGAAATCATCGTCGCGCAcagtttttgtattgtatttgttattTTCTAAAATTACAATGGATACAATAATCTGAATTGATTAGTGAACCATGAACCATTCtgtttatgtaatttaaaacttCCAATATGCACTCCATTGGTGAGGTTGGGTTTCAACTTCTCCAACAGATTGAAGAACACATCAGTACAAACATAACGTAGTTGAGTATTCTTATCTCAttctttaacaaaaaaatatcagTAAAAAAACTGAATGGAAAAGCGCAATGCAAAAACATTTTTGAGGGCAAGTTCTTGcttaaaaatattgaattactATATGAAtctatatatgttatatatgcTTTCATGTGGCaattaataatgtatgtttCTGATTTTATAGCATTTACGGTTCGTCTTCTAACAAAGCGTTTTATCGGAGAATATTCACAAAACGAAGGTTGGTACATTCCTTATTATCATAGTCATAATACAGATGAATCATTctcataattattatcatattagtTGTAGTTtacgaaataataatatacgATATAAAATGTGTTCATCAGGAAAGGaatgattattaggcctatgtatgttTCCTTAccatttaaacaacaaaatgagtTATGAcatttttagtattattatcttttaataagcctattttattttttgtttaaacttaaTAGCTGAAATGACGTATCGGCAAGCAATGGATTTTGCTGGTGAATGCATAAATCTGGAATTACGGGATATTAAATCTGAACTACTGGTTAGTATCcttgtttcattttaaattaacaataatatttatcaaattatagtatattacaattattttattccaaGGGTGTATTCAAtatgatttttatatttgatatcCGTGTTTGAGAGATATCAAAACCTTTCCCGCCAAATTTTAACTGGACAAGACCATCTTGGTCCACATAACAATAGGTTTGGTTTCCACTAACACAGCGCGTGAACGTACATGCCACATAGAGCTTGGTTCCCTCATCGGACGCAATGCAACAACGTAGGCACAACGCATGAATTGACCAACGACAAGCGAGAGTTTCATGATTCatcatcgcgtcgtgattggtcaattgacCAATTGCATTGATTCATAGCCTATGGAAACCAAgctatataaataatttaccaataacaTCATTTctttaatgtttctttttagttaataatctttatgattattttatatttttcataaaatCAAGAAAAAAGACGAATCGATTCAACTAGAGTCTGCTATAAAATGGGCCGATGGATTTGTTCTCATATACGCTGTTGATGACAGAGAAAGTTTCAATGCTGTTTCAGACTTCCGTAAATTCATTGACATTACAAAACGAACTGTAAACACACCAGCTATAATAGTTGGCAACAAAACGGACAGTGTGAACAGAGAAGTTACCAAAGAAGAAGGCGAGCGTATTTCCGAAAACCTTAAATGTCCATTTTACGAATTGTCTGTAGCCGAAAGCTACGAGGACGTTAAGACGAGTTTTGATGGAATTCTCTTAGAGATGAGATCAGAATATTTCAAACATTTAGCGGCTGTGGAAAAGTTTTCTCGAGCAATTCATATGAAACCGTTTAAGTCGACACGGAGTCGAAGTAAAACAATGTAGCGACATGTTACATCCGATTCAATTCTCTTTGCTGTATCTCCAGATATTATCTCCCCAGTATCAAGGCAAATTCTATAATACAGTAGTGTGCACATATTAATGGCATGTGTCGGTTGCATAGTTAGGACTTATGCTTATGACATGTGTGATACATCTGACACTGATCACAGAATTTTCCTGATACTGAACAAATTacagatacagtaccgagactCGGCTAGACATAATgctaatatacataataaagttaattatttattttcaaatatctTGGATgttttgttttacaataaaaataaagattgttACAAGTAGTGTATTCTTTATTGATAACaacatttcatttgtttacaaGGAAAAGGAATATTGTAAGAATTATAAGATCCTCCATACATTGTTATTGGTGAATTTAGTAAAACGTGGTGTGTACGAGAGTGGTGACGTCACTTGGTGATGATGGTAATGGTAATTATAGGGTtcgatgttgatgatgatggtatAAAAATGGtgatgataacaataataatattaagcacagCCTGAAATTACTTCAATATGccagaataataatattcaagtTGTTATTACATCTAACATAGAAATGGTGCTTCTTTTTGATCGGTATACAATTACTGGTAATGGATTAGTACAACTGGGTACGGTCCTGTATTGTAAAGAGAAGAGATTAAAGTTGAAGACCTCGATATTGCTTACAGtagtataatgttaacagtaCCGATTTAAGGTAAAAAATAAAGACCGGTAATTTACACAAGGACACTGTTTAAAAGGAAAATGGAGACCTCGGTATTACTTGCAGTAGTAGAATGTTGACAGTACCGATTTACGGTAGATAAAGGACAGTCCAGTAATTTACACCTACAACAATGTAACTCTGAGAGAAGTTTGACACTTCGATATCACTTGCAGTAGAAGAATGTCCACATGTAAAGTTGATGAAGGACAATCTAGTAATTTACACTAATAGGACATTGTAGCTCCGAGGGAAGTTATACACTTAGAATATTCCTAGCAGGAATATAATTTCAACAATACACAACACGCCTCATTTCGTGGCGTTTGAATATTCATTTTCTTTGCTTTCTACTTCTTTGTTGCTTCCTATTTTCTCTATTGATTGTACATATGAATTTTTAGGAACTTTAACAGCTTCCGTACCATGGGCAACTTGAAAACAATCTTGATATATATTGCATTCATCACAAAGTGGAATAATAAAACATGTGCTTTCATCATAACCATTAATGTAAATATGAGCTACGTCTTCGTCTACTTTTCAGATTTTCAGatttcagataatatttatttagataataatgaatgaatatatacaaaatagaaaaaagatattaaagtgaacatagataaagcagtaattggtagtcattattatcatggatcccttctagaagttaaaaacttgtctcgtagggacccacaACAAAACACTTTCATGCGACATCTAGGGCAGCGGTCTGGAAATTCTTGCTTAGCGTATTTGCACCATGTAGCTTTCCAAGACCCATCAGGTACTTTATCACACGATGTAAAGTGTGCGTTTCTTACGTCTTGTTCACCGTCAAGTATTTTTACATCAGCATCATCCATATTTGTTTTACCCTAGTCTGaggtaatttgtactttatatactaagtacattgagaatacgAAAAATTCTTGGGTGGAACTCGAACCCACATCACTACTAGCCTGGCGTTTATATATCTAGACCACtgagcttgcgctgatggctagagGGTAGATTcagcgggtactgcaccaacaggattgtaattgtttgtaactaTGTGGAGCCGCTTGCGTCAGGGTGTATCTGACCAAGAATAAAGGGCTACCATTTTGAGTGTCACTTTCAATTCACAATGTTCCAAATATTAGTACCGTAGTAGTAGACAGTTATGTAGATTGTGTACCTTCATTGTTTTAAGAATCCCACTAATTTTAGATCCGCATACTTTTCTTTGCTTGCTACTTATTCGATTGATTCCTTCTTCGTTGCTTCTTATTTCTAATTCTCAGTATCCAAAAAAGCACTCTAAAAATGTGGTATTTATAAAGTAGTAATAGCAATGTTATTAACCAGATAATGTAGAAAGTGCTTGACACATAATGCAGAGcagaatataaattaaaatccggtttgttttatttactgACTGAACTGTCGACGTGaattagatttttaaaagaagatgaaaaagaaCAATAAAGTACATATATACGGATCCAATCAACTGATTTTGATTTGTATACAAGTATCAAGAGTTCTGAGTATAAGACTTCAATAAGCATCacgtgtgacaaaaaaaaacacgttAGCCATTTCCCTCTGCTCCTCCTCTTACATGTACTTCTCTGGCTTTCTCCACTCTAACAGCTGTTATATTCTCGACTTTAAAATAACCATCTGTGTCACTGTGTTGTTTCTTATTACATGAATGACAAAGTGGTATAATGTAGTAAAATTGGTTCCTGTTGtttcttatctttttaagaTAAACATGGGCTCCATCCATGGGTTTGTTGTTGCAATCCACAGTAGGGCATTCTGTTGGTAAATCACTGCCAACTTTTTTGATCCAAAATGTTATCCAGCTAGTGCTACTTGAAGGCGATCTATCGTACGTACCGGTAAAAACTACGTTTTTAACTTCCTCACTTTCAATATCCT from Antedon mediterranea chromosome 2, ecAntMedi1.1, whole genome shotgun sequence includes:
- the LOC140040098 gene encoding ras-related and estrogen-regulated growth inhibitor-like protein isoform X1, giving the protein MSSLHKKKLTRAKVVVLGNEGCGKTAFTVRLLTKRFIGEYSQNEAEMTYRQAMDFAGECINLELRDIKSELLKKDESIQLESAIKWADGFVLIYAVDDRESFNAVSDFRKFIDITKRTVNTPAIIVGNKTDSVNREVTKEEGERISENLKCPFYELSVAESYEDVKTSFDGILLEMRSEYFKHLAAVEKFSRAIHMKPFKSTRSRSKTM
- the LOC140040098 gene encoding ras-related and estrogen-regulated growth inhibitor-like protein isoform X2, which encodes MSSLHKKKLTRAKVVVLGNEGCGKTAFTVRLLTKRFIGEYSQNEAEMTYRQAMDFAGECINLELRDIKSELLKKDESIQLESAIKWADGFVLIYAVDDRESFNAVSDFRKFIDITKRTVNTPAIIVGNKTDSVNREVTKEEGERISENLKCPFYELSVAESYEDVKTSFDGILLEMRSEYFKHLAAVEKFSRAIHMKPFKSTRSRSKTM